In one Corallococcus sp. EGB genomic region, the following are encoded:
- a CDS encoding GlsB/YeaQ/YmgE family stress response membrane protein gives MALEAILLWAVIGLIAGWLASAVVGGGYGLIGDIVVGVVGAFLGGFILRALGTGAPFGGLAGTIFVAFIGAVVLLLILRLIHSSTVRRV, from the coding sequence ATGGCGCTGGAAGCAATCCTGTTGTGGGCGGTGATTGGCCTCATCGCTGGATGGCTCGCGTCCGCGGTGGTCGGCGGTGGCTACGGCCTGATTGGCGACATCGTCGTGGGCGTGGTGGGCGCTTTCCTGGGAGGATTCATCCTCCGGGCGCTCGGCACGGGAGCCCCCTTCGGCGGACTCGCGGGCACCATCTTCGTGGCGTTCATCGGAGCGGTGGTGCTGCTGCTGATACTGCGGCTCATCCATTCGAGCACCGTCCGAAGGGTCTGA